The Pseudomonas orientalis genome contains a region encoding:
- a CDS encoding DUF962 domain-containing protein — protein MKSLVDHLSQYAAYHRDPRNIASHFIGIPLIVVAVAVLLSRPEWPVGALWVSPAVLLALFSAWFYLRLELALGLLMTLLMGLSVWAGHVLAAQNTTVWLSSGIGMFVVGWVIQFVGHYYEGRKPAFVDDVSGLIVGPLFVVAELAFALGLRQALKQQIEQRSGPVARRDLKPSGI, from the coding sequence ATGAAAAGCCTCGTCGACCACCTCAGTCAATACGCCGCCTACCACCGCGACCCACGCAATATCGCCAGCCATTTCATCGGCATTCCCTTGATCGTGGTAGCGGTCGCCGTGCTGCTGTCACGCCCCGAATGGCCGGTGGGTGCGCTGTGGGTTTCCCCGGCGGTGCTGCTGGCGCTGTTTTCGGCATGGTTTTACCTGCGCCTGGAACTGGCCCTGGGACTCTTGATGACGTTGCTGATGGGCTTGTCGGTATGGGCCGGCCACGTGCTGGCGGCGCAGAACACGACGGTGTGGTTGAGCAGCGGTATCGGGATGTTTGTGGTGGGCTGGGTGATTCAGTTTGTCGGGCATTACTACGAAGGCCGGAAGCCGGCGTTCGTTGATGATGTATCCGGGCTGATCGTGGGGCCGCTGTTTGTGGTGGCGGAGCTGGCGTTTGCGCTGGGGTTGCGCCAGGCGCTGAAGCAGCAGATTGAGCAACGCTCAGGCCCGGTGGCACGCCGCGATCTCAAACCCAGCGGGATCTAA
- a CDS encoding response regulator: MQVLLVEDQPQLAQRMAQGLSEAGFGVEVAANGMAAQRFVESTEYDLVILDVMLPGLNAWKLQQAIRQRGETPVLFLTTPDGIEDRLRGLELHEDDYLLKPFDAKVLVARVRKLLRRDRGR, from the coding sequence ATGCAGGTGTTGTTAGTGGAAGACCAGCCGCAACTGGCGCAACGCATGGCCCAGGGCCTGAGCGAGGCGGGTTTCGGCGTTGAAGTGGCGGCCAACGGCATGGCGGCGCAGCGCTTTGTGGAAAGCACCGAGTACGACCTGGTGATCCTGGACGTGATGCTGCCGGGCCTGAATGCGTGGAAGTTGCAGCAGGCGATTCGCCAGCGCGGAGAAACCCCCGTGCTGTTCCTGACCACGCCTGATGGGATTGAAGATCGGCTGCGAGGGTTGGAATTGCATGAAGACGATTACTTGCTCAAGCCGTTTGACGCCAAGGTGTTGGTGGCGCGGGTGAGGAAATTGTTGCGGCGTGATCGGGGGCGGTGA
- the uraH gene encoding hydroxyisourate hydrolase, whose product MKTLSMTLAALSLSGLCTLAMAAGNPLSVHVLNLENGLPSAGVNVTLEEHVGDQWQSLSQGVTNEQGRIAELFPADRSMKPGEYRVVFKTGDYYKHANRETFFPEVPVIFQVKQADQHYHIPLLLSPYGFSTYRGS is encoded by the coding sequence ATGAAAACCCTCAGCATGACCCTCGCCGCCCTCAGCCTGAGCGGCCTGTGCACCCTGGCCATGGCCGCCGGCAACCCGCTGAGCGTGCATGTGCTCAACCTGGAAAACGGCCTGCCGAGCGCCGGCGTCAACGTCACCCTGGAAGAACACGTGGGCGACCAATGGCAATCGCTGTCCCAGGGCGTGACCAACGAACAGGGGCGCATCGCCGAACTGTTTCCCGCTGATCGCAGCATGAAACCGGGCGAGTACCGCGTGGTGTTCAAGACCGGCGACTATTACAAGCACGCCAACCGCGAAACCTTCTTCCCCGAAGTGCCGGTGATTTTCCAGGTCAAGCAGGCTGATCAGCACTACCACATCCCGCTGCTGCTCAGCCCTTACGGCTTCTCCACCTATCGCGGTTCATAG
- a CDS encoding AraC family transcriptional regulator: MTEPTSLASWTRALRKQLEALGLDSAALCLEAGLDPLLMDDPNARYPLSATTRLWALAVQASGDPAIGLRVSRFVSPTTFHALGYALVASGSLREVFERIVRYHQVVSDALSLELSRHGDCYRFRLLQPEGSPAPALEAIDAFAAIYVRTCRNRLGRDYAPLAVYLQRPEPFDPAPWHTVFRAPVFFGAEEDRLEFAAQDFDSHLDDANPELAEHNETVLKRTLAQLQPLTWERKVRAAIEAQLPDGEPGAERIAQALHLSLRSLQRHLADEGCRFDALLNECRQNLALLHLRDPQCSLAEISHLLGFADTSSFNRAFKRWTGMTPGQFRDGLR, encoded by the coding sequence ATGACTGAACCGACTTCCCTCGCCAGCTGGACCCGCGCCCTGCGCAAGCAACTCGAGGCCCTGGGCCTGGACAGCGCCGCGCTGTGCCTTGAGGCCGGGCTCGACCCGTTGCTGATGGACGACCCAAACGCACGCTACCCATTGTCGGCCACTACGCGCCTGTGGGCACTGGCGGTGCAGGCCAGTGGCGACCCGGCGATTGGCTTGCGGGTGTCGCGGTTTGTCAGCCCCACGACCTTTCATGCATTGGGTTACGCGCTGGTGGCCAGCGGCAGTTTGCGCGAAGTGTTCGAACGCATCGTGCGCTATCACCAGGTGGTCAGCGATGCCCTGAGCCTGGAGTTGAGCCGACACGGCGACTGCTACCGTTTTCGCCTGCTGCAACCCGAAGGCAGCCCGGCGCCGGCGCTGGAAGCCATTGATGCGTTTGCGGCGATCTATGTGCGCACCTGCCGCAATCGCCTGGGGCGCGACTATGCACCGCTGGCGGTTTACCTGCAGCGCCCGGAACCGTTCGACCCCGCGCCCTGGCACACGGTGTTTCGCGCACCGGTATTCTTTGGCGCCGAGGAAGACCGCCTGGAGTTCGCCGCCCAGGACTTCGACAGCCACCTGGACGATGCCAACCCGGAGTTGGCCGAACACAATGAAACCGTGCTCAAGCGCACCCTGGCGCAACTGCAGCCGCTGACCTGGGAGCGCAAGGTGCGCGCCGCCATCGAGGCGCAACTGCCCGACGGCGAACCCGGCGCGGAGCGGATCGCCCAGGCGTTGCATTTGAGTCTGCGCAGCCTGCAGCGGCACCTGGCGGATGAAGGTTGCCGGTTTGACGCGTTGCTCAATGAATGCCGGCAGAACCTGGCGCTGTTGCACCTGCGCGACCCGCAGTGTTCATTGGCCGAGATCAGTCATTTGCTGGGGTTTGCCGATACCAGCAGTTTCAACCGGGCGTTCAAGCGCTGGACGGGGATGACGCCGGGGCAGTTTCGGGATGGGTTGCGGTAG
- a CDS encoding fatty acid desaturase, whose product MDGTCASPQQMNAQQRSAHIREVVLAEGARLRQRHPWLLHQDALGAGILAFAWVGMLGSAALYISGHMNWWVCLLLNAFFASLTHELEHDLIHSMYFRKQRVPHNLMMGLVWLARPSTINPWIRRHLHLNHHKVSGTEADVEERAITNGEPWGIARLLMVGDNMMSAMIRLLRARTWPHRFSILKRVLLVYAPLALLHWGAWYIFLGFHAANGIAGLVGAPIDWSAGTLQMMQVIDIAAVVIIGPNVLRTFCLHFVSSNMHYYGDVEPGNVIQQTQVLNPWWMWPLQAFCFNFGSTHGIHHFVVKEPFYIRQMTVRVAHKVMAEMGVRFNDFGTFARANRFEREEQPDSDLAFSKQ is encoded by the coding sequence ATGGACGGTACTTGTGCAAGTCCCCAGCAGATGAACGCGCAACAGCGTTCGGCGCATATCCGCGAGGTGGTGCTGGCCGAGGGCGCGCGCCTGCGCCAGCGGCATCCCTGGCTGCTGCATCAGGACGCGCTGGGCGCGGGCATCCTGGCGTTCGCTTGGGTCGGCATGCTGGGTTCGGCGGCGCTGTATATCAGCGGTCATATGAACTGGTGGGTATGCCTGCTGCTCAATGCGTTCTTTGCCTCACTCACCCATGAGCTGGAACACGACCTGATCCACAGCATGTACTTTCGCAAGCAGCGCGTGCCCCACAACCTGATGATGGGCCTGGTGTGGCTGGCGCGGCCGAGCACGATCAACCCGTGGATTCGCCGGCACCTGCACCTCAATCATCACAAGGTCTCCGGCACCGAGGCCGATGTGGAAGAGCGTGCCATCACCAACGGCGAGCCCTGGGGCATCGCGCGGTTGCTGATGGTGGGCGACAACATGATGTCCGCCATGATCCGCCTGCTGCGCGCGAGGACCTGGCCGCACAGGTTCAGCATCCTCAAGCGGGTATTGTTGGTGTACGCACCGCTGGCGCTGCTGCATTGGGGCGCGTGGTACATCTTCCTCGGTTTTCATGCCGCCAACGGCATCGCCGGTCTGGTGGGCGCGCCCATCGACTGGTCAGCCGGGACGCTGCAGATGATGCAGGTGATCGATATCGCAGCGGTGGTGATCATCGGCCCCAACGTGCTGCGCACCTTTTGCCTGCACTTCGTCAGTTCCAACATGCATTACTACGGCGATGTGGAGCCGGGCAATGTGATCCAGCAGACCCAGGTGCTCAACCCCTGGTGGATGTGGCCGTTGCAGGCGTTCTGTTTCAATTTCGGCAGCACCCACGGCATCCACCATTTCGTGGTGAAGGAGCCGTTCTATATCCGCCAGATGACGGTCAGGGTGGCGCACAAGGTCATGGCCGAGATGGGCGTGCGCTTCAATGATTTCGGCACCTTTGCGCGGGCCAATCGGTTTGAACGCGAAGAGCAACCGGACAGCGACCTCGCGTTCAGCAAGCAATGA
- a CDS encoding ABC transporter ATP-binding protein — MNAPIVSFNHVGKSFEVDGVELEAIREFNLEIAEGEFVAIVGSSGCGKSTLLRLLVGLDTQFRGQIQVDGKAVSGIGSERGIVFQEHRLFPWLTVAQNIGLGLVNEPLSEAERSRRIGDFIELVGLTDFTRAYPHQLSGGMAQRVAIARGLVASPRILLLDEPFGALDALTRQQMQDELLAIRARAKITTVLVTHDVEEAIFLADRVVVMEPRPGRIKQVVEIALPHPRQRSSFEFHQLREELLHELISDDHYQPPVREQIRDLPLAFIAC; from the coding sequence ATGAACGCACCGATTGTCAGCTTCAACCATGTGGGCAAGTCCTTCGAGGTGGATGGCGTCGAGCTGGAAGCCATCCGCGAATTCAACCTGGAGATTGCCGAGGGCGAATTTGTGGCGATTGTCGGTTCGAGCGGCTGCGGCAAGTCCACGCTTTTACGCTTGCTGGTGGGGCTGGATACGCAGTTTCGCGGGCAGATTCAGGTCGATGGCAAAGCCGTGAGCGGCATCGGCAGCGAACGCGGCATCGTGTTCCAGGAACACCGCTTGTTCCCCTGGCTGACGGTGGCGCAGAACATCGGCCTGGGCCTGGTCAATGAGCCCTTGAGCGAGGCCGAGCGCAGCCGACGCATTGGCGACTTTATCGAACTGGTGGGCCTCACCGATTTCACCCGCGCCTATCCCCACCAACTGTCCGGCGGCATGGCGCAACGGGTAGCGATCGCCCGTGGCCTGGTGGCCAGCCCACGGATTCTGCTGCTGGACGAGCCGTTCGGCGCGCTGGATGCGCTGACCCGCCAGCAGATGCAGGACGAACTGCTGGCGATTCGCGCCCGCGCCAAAATCACTACGGTGTTGGTGACCCACGATGTGGAAGAGGCGATTTTCCTCGCCGACCGCGTGGTGGTGATGGAGCCCCGGCCCGGGCGGATCAAGCAGGTGGTCGAGATCGCCCTGCCCCATCCGCGCCAGCGCAGCAGCTTTGAATTCCACCAACTGCGCGAAGAACTGCTGCATGAACTGATCAGCGACGATCACTACCAGCCACCGGTGCGCGAACAGATCCGCGACCTGCCGCTGGCATTCATTGCTTGCTGA
- a CDS encoding GlcG/HbpS family heme-binding protein, producing MFRTALFLSLAVATAAQATPQLPRHAELDLRTARQLADAGLAHCTAALTVLDRGGNLLLSLRADGVGPHNSLASQRKAYTALSSKTPTRLFAERARNNPEAANLNSLPELLLLGGGVPLFADAELVGALGIAGAGGAAQDEACAVQAAEQLGLKITP from the coding sequence ATGTTTCGCACTGCCTTGTTCCTGAGCCTCGCCGTGGCGACTGCCGCCCAGGCCACGCCGCAACTGCCACGTCACGCCGAGCTGGATCTGCGCACCGCACGCCAATTGGCCGATGCCGGCCTGGCGCACTGCACCGCCGCGCTGACCGTGCTCGACCGTGGCGGCAACCTGTTGCTGAGCCTGCGCGCCGACGGCGTCGGCCCACACAACAGCCTCGCCAGCCAGCGCAAGGCCTACACGGCGCTGTCGAGCAAAACCCCGACCCGGCTGTTCGCCGAGCGCGCGCGCAACAACCCCGAGGCCGCCAACCTTAACAGCTTGCCCGAGTTGCTGTTGCTCGGCGGTGGCGTGCCGCTGTTCGCCGACGCCGAGCTGGTCGGCGCACTGGGCATCGCCGGTGCCGGCGGCGCCGCGCAGGACGAAGCCTGCGCCGTACAGGCCGCCGAGCAACTGGGCCTGAAAATCACCCCTTGA
- a CDS encoding Crp/Fnr family transcriptional regulator produces MDTGKWHAHLAGGHWFGHLPADLQHSLLAAARVRTLTAGQFLFKRGDPPCGLYAVLEGTVRISAVNAQGKEAVLSLVETPHWFGEICLFDNLPRTHDALATGPCTLAQVPQAAMLGMLERHPAYWRDVALLMSHKLRLSLINIEQMSLMPASARLAHRLLMIAQGYGERTQARRVLQLPQEDLAAMLGLSRQTTNSLLRALEQQGVLGLSYGAIEILDLNGLRLAAGL; encoded by the coding sequence ATGGACACAGGCAAATGGCACGCGCACCTGGCCGGCGGCCACTGGTTTGGCCATCTGCCTGCAGACTTGCAGCATAGCCTGCTGGCGGCGGCGCGGGTGCGCACGCTGACGGCGGGGCAGTTTCTATTCAAACGCGGCGATCCGCCGTGTGGCCTGTATGCGGTGCTGGAAGGGACGGTGCGCATCAGCGCGGTGAATGCCCAGGGCAAGGAAGCGGTGCTGAGCCTGGTGGAGACGCCTCACTGGTTCGGCGAGATCTGCCTGTTCGACAACCTGCCGCGCACCCACGATGCGCTCGCCACGGGCCCTTGCACGCTGGCGCAGGTGCCGCAGGCGGCGATGCTCGGCATGCTCGAGCGGCACCCGGCGTATTGGCGCGATGTGGCCCTGTTGATGAGCCACAAGCTGCGCCTGTCGTTGATCAATATCGAACAGATGAGCCTGATGCCCGCGTCGGCGCGGCTGGCCCATCGGCTGCTGATGATTGCTCAGGGTTACGGTGAGCGAACGCAGGCGCGCCGGGTGTTGCAACTGCCCCAGGAGGACCTGGCGGCGATGCTCGGCCTGTCGCGCCAGACCACCAACAGCCTGCTCAGGGCACTGGAGCAACAGGGCGTGCTCGGCCTGAGCTACGGGGCCATCGAGATTCTCGACCTCAATGGCCTGCGGCTGGCTGCCGGCCTATGA